Proteins encoded in a region of the Pseudomonas sp. PDNC002 genome:
- a CDS encoding MarC family protein: MQVMFSVYLKMLVLYSPFFVLSCFISLNRGFAPRDRKRMAWRVAMAALIASVLLYLFGRYIFTLFGITADAFRIGAGSVLFISALGMAQGRSAVQADNVQQDVTIVPLTIPITVGPGTIGALLVMGVNQDWEHKLLALAAIVLACVTVGVTLYLSDKIEKILGEQGLMIVSRLMGLFVCALAAQIIMTGVRGYFLPQ, from the coding sequence ATGCAAGTGATGTTCAGCGTGTACCTGAAGATGCTGGTGCTCTACAGCCCCTTCTTCGTGCTGTCGTGCTTCATCAGCCTGAATCGCGGTTTCGCCCCCCGCGACCGCAAGCGCATGGCCTGGCGCGTGGCCATGGCGGCGCTGATCGCCAGCGTGCTGCTGTACCTGTTCGGGCGCTACATCTTCACCCTGTTCGGTATCACCGCCGACGCCTTCCGCATCGGCGCCGGCTCCGTGCTGTTCATCTCCGCCCTGGGTATGGCGCAAGGGCGCTCGGCGGTGCAGGCGGACAACGTGCAGCAGGATGTCACCATCGTCCCGTTGACCATCCCCATTACCGTCGGCCCCGGCACCATCGGTGCGCTGCTGGTGATGGGCGTGAACCAGGACTGGGAGCACAAGCTGCTCGCCCTCGCGGCCATCGTCCTGGCCTGCGTGACGGTAGGCGTGACGCTCTACCTTTCGGACAAGATCGAGAAGATTCTCGGCGAACAGGGCCTGATGATCGTCAGCCGCCTGATGGGCCTGTTCGTCTGCGCCCTCGCCGCGCAGATCATCATGACCGGCGTGCGCGGCTACTTCCTCCCGCAGTGA
- the urtE gene encoding urea ABC transporter ATP-binding subunit UrtE — MLQVDKLHQYYGGSHILRGLSFDAKIGEVTCLLGRNGVGKTTLLRCLMGLVPAKEGKVSWEGKPITGFKPHQRVHAGIAYVPQGREIFPRLTVEENLLMGLSRFGASEAKAVPEHIYELFPVLREMKQRRGGDLSGGQQQQLAIGRALASKPRLLILDEPTEGIQPSVIKEIGAVIRKLAQRGDMAILLVEQFYDFAAELADQYLVMSRGEIVQQGRGADMEAEGVRGLVTI; from the coding sequence ATGCTGCAAGTCGACAAGCTCCACCAGTACTACGGCGGCAGCCACATCCTCCGTGGCCTGTCGTTCGACGCGAAGATCGGCGAAGTAACCTGCCTGCTCGGCCGCAACGGTGTGGGCAAGACCACGCTGTTGCGCTGCCTGATGGGCCTGGTGCCGGCCAAGGAAGGCAAGGTCAGTTGGGAAGGCAAGCCGATCACTGGATTCAAGCCCCACCAGCGCGTGCATGCCGGCATCGCCTATGTGCCGCAGGGCCGGGAAATCTTTCCGCGCCTGACCGTGGAGGAGAACCTGCTGATGGGCTTGTCGCGCTTCGGCGCCAGCGAGGCCAAGGCGGTGCCCGAGCACATCTACGAGCTGTTCCCGGTACTCCGGGAAATGAAGCAGCGTCGCGGTGGCGATCTCTCCGGCGGCCAGCAGCAACAGCTGGCCATCGGCCGCGCGCTGGCCAGCAAGCCGCGCCTGCTGATCCTCGATGAACCCACCGAAGGCATCCAGCCCTCAGTGATCAAGGAGATCGGCGCGGTGATCCGCAAGCTCGCCCAGCGCGGCGACATGGCCATCCTGCTGGTGGAGCAGTTCTACGACTTCGCCGCCGAACTGGCCGACCAGTACCTGGTGATGTCGCGCGGGGAAATCGTCCAGCAGGGGCGCGGGGCGGACATGGAAGCCGAGGGCGTGCGGGGATTGGTGACCATCTGA
- a CDS encoding hybrid sensor histidine kinase/response regulator codes for MLLAALVWAPTYAASQDSGWSQLHDSDARLQLQDVISPRYRTLFSPLDINDLHAPAGPGATWLHYRLPANDTPQQLRLFAPSLDSFELFIVDGQKVLEQKSAGNRSPVQRPMLSSDLIIPLLTSAEPLDIYLRLASTQPLRPNISIEAAGQPSSDQRPLHFGALIGCLTMLLLYNLVRFAYTRVASGLWLAGVHATLLLACLTLFGLLSPWYGNHQSLQPLTALACLVLTLVCALGYTASFFRDLTPRLPLKRLLLGGTAALVVLGVALNLILGVPTSSLVYGLITLVTLGMLGVAVYYWIHAYQPARLFAVGMGVFVLVWCLCLPSLLGYVATRAEWLGSGLLGLSAVVGFLLSLALAERQRKIQNDQFAASRQRAASVAELKAKGDFLAKISHEIRTPMNGVLGMTELLLGTPLSAKQRDYVQTIHSAGNELLALINEILDISKLESGQIELDEVQFDLGALIEDCLAIFRAKAEQQKVELIAFTQPQVPRIVSGDPTRLRQAVLSLLDNAFKQTVEGEILLVVALDGPADRPRLRIAVQDSGRPLDAADRQALLTAELHSRDFLSATRMSSRLGLIIARQLIGLMSGEFGIESGDNGGDSGNLLWLSLPLDPQQIDQGGADLDGPLQGARLLVVDDNQTCRKVVVQQCSAWGMNVSAVSSGKEALAQLRTKAHLREYFDVVLLDQDMPGMTGMQLATKIQEDPNLNHDILLIMLTGISNAPSKIIARNAGIKRILAKPVAGYTLKATLAEELSRRGPSGVSNYLPPSSEPSSNVPPSDFRILVAEDNSISTKVIRGMLSKLNLQPDTASNGEEALAAMKSTQYDLVLMDCEMPVLDGFSATERLRAWEASEHRPHTPVVALTAHILSEHKERARLVGMDGHMAKPVELSQLRELVAYWVGERDRRLRQQQSDALPS; via the coding sequence TTGCTGCTGGCCGCTCTGGTCTGGGCTCCGACCTATGCGGCAAGCCAGGACTCCGGCTGGTCCCAACTCCACGACAGCGACGCCCGCCTGCAATTGCAGGATGTGATTTCCCCGCGTTACCGCACCCTCTTCAGCCCCCTCGACATCAACGACCTGCACGCCCCCGCCGGCCCCGGCGCGACCTGGCTGCATTACCGCCTACCTGCCAACGACACCCCCCAGCAACTGCGCCTGTTCGCCCCGAGCCTGGACAGTTTCGAGCTGTTCATCGTCGATGGGCAGAAAGTGCTGGAACAGAAGAGCGCCGGTAACCGCTCGCCGGTCCAGCGGCCGATGCTCAGCAGCGACCTGATCATCCCGTTGCTCACCAGCGCCGAGCCGCTGGACATCTACCTGCGGCTCGCCTCGACCCAGCCGCTGCGACCGAACATCAGCATCGAAGCCGCCGGCCAGCCGAGCAGCGATCAGCGCCCGCTGCATTTCGGCGCGCTGATCGGCTGCCTGACGATGCTGCTCCTCTACAACCTCGTGCGCTTCGCCTACACCCGCGTCGCCAGCGGCCTCTGGCTGGCCGGCGTGCACGCCACGCTGCTGCTGGCGTGCCTGACGCTGTTCGGCCTGCTCAGCCCCTGGTATGGCAACCACCAATCGTTACAGCCGCTCACCGCCCTCGCCTGCCTGGTGCTGACTCTGGTATGCGCCCTGGGCTACACGGCCAGCTTCTTCCGAGACCTCACCCCGCGCCTGCCACTCAAGCGCCTGCTGCTGGGCGGCACTGCCGCGCTGGTGGTCCTGGGCGTCGCGCTGAACCTTATCCTCGGCGTGCCCACCAGCAGCCTGGTCTATGGGCTGATCACCCTGGTGACCCTGGGCATGCTCGGCGTCGCCGTCTACTACTGGATCCACGCCTACCAGCCGGCACGCCTGTTCGCCGTCGGCATGGGCGTCTTCGTGCTGGTCTGGTGCCTGTGCCTGCCGTCGCTGCTGGGCTACGTGGCGACCCGCGCGGAGTGGCTGGGCAGCGGCCTGCTGGGCCTCTCCGCGGTGGTTGGTTTCCTGCTCAGCCTGGCCCTGGCCGAGCGCCAGCGCAAAATCCAGAACGACCAGTTCGCCGCCAGCCGCCAACGCGCCGCCAGCGTTGCCGAGCTCAAGGCCAAGGGCGACTTCCTGGCGAAGATCAGCCACGAGATCCGCACGCCCATGAACGGCGTGCTGGGCATGACCGAGCTGCTGCTCGGCACGCCGCTGTCGGCCAAGCAGCGCGACTACGTGCAGACAATCCACAGCGCGGGCAACGAGCTGCTCGCGCTGATCAACGAGATTCTCGACATCTCCAAGCTGGAGTCCGGGCAGATCGAGCTGGACGAGGTGCAGTTCGACCTCGGCGCGCTGATCGAGGACTGCCTGGCGATCTTCCGCGCCAAGGCCGAGCAGCAGAAGGTCGAGCTGATCGCCTTCACCCAGCCACAGGTACCGCGCATCGTCAGCGGCGATCCGACACGCCTGCGCCAGGCAGTGCTGAGCCTGCTGGACAATGCCTTCAAGCAGACCGTCGAGGGTGAAATCCTCCTCGTCGTCGCCCTCGACGGACCGGCCGACCGCCCGCGCCTGCGCATCGCCGTGCAGGACAGCGGCCGCCCGCTGGACGCCGCCGACCGCCAGGCGTTGCTCACCGCCGAACTGCACAGCCGCGACTTCCTCTCCGCCACGCGCATGAGCAGCCGCCTCGGCCTGATCATCGCGCGCCAGTTGATCGGCCTGATGTCCGGCGAATTCGGTATAGAGAGCGGCGACAATGGCGGCGACTCCGGCAACCTGCTGTGGCTCAGCCTGCCGCTGGACCCGCAGCAGATCGACCAGGGCGGCGCCGACCTCGACGGCCCGCTGCAGGGTGCACGCCTGCTGGTAGTGGACGACAACCAGACCTGTCGCAAGGTCGTGGTGCAGCAGTGCAGCGCCTGGGGCATGAACGTCAGCGCCGTGTCCTCGGGCAAGGAAGCGCTGGCTCAGTTGCGCACCAAGGCGCACCTGCGCGAGTACTTCGACGTGGTGCTGCTGGACCAGGACATGCCCGGCATGACCGGCATGCAACTGGCGACCAAGATCCAGGAAGACCCGAACCTCAACCACGACATCCTGCTGATCATGCTCACCGGCATCAGCAACGCGCCGAGCAAGATCATCGCCCGCAACGCCGGGATCAAGCGCATCCTGGCCAAGCCGGTGGCCGGCTATACGCTGAAGGCGACGCTGGCCGAGGAACTGTCCCGACGCGGCCCGAGTGGCGTCAGCAATTACCTCCCGCCGTCCAGCGAGCCGTCGTCGAACGTGCCGCCGAGCGACTTCCGCATCCTCGTCGCCGAGGACAACAGCATCTCCACCAAGGTCATCCGCGGCATGCTGAGCAAGCTCAACCTGCAACCGGATACCGCCAGCAACGGCGAGGAAGCCCTGGCCGCGATGAAGTCCACGCAGTACGACCTGGTGCTGATGGACTGCGAGATGCCGGTGCTCGACGGCTTCTCCGCCACCGAGCGCCTGCGCGCCTGGGAAGCCAGCGAACACCGCCCGCACACGCCGGTGGTGGCGCTCACCGCGCACATCCTCAGCGAACACAAGGAGCGCGCGCGGCTGGTCGGCATGGACGGCCACATGGCCAAGCCGGTGGAGCTGTCACAACTGCGCGAGCTGGTGGCCTACTGGGTCGGCGAACGGGATCGCCGCCTGCGCCAGCAGCAGAGCGACGCGCTGCCGTCCTGA
- the purD gene encoding phosphoribosylamine--glycine ligase, with protein MNVLIIGSGGREHALAWKVAQDSRVQKVFVAPGNAGTATEAKCENVAIDVLALEELADFAAKNVQLTIVGPEAPLVKGVVDLFRSRGLDIFGPTAGAAQLEGSKAFTKDFLARHQIPTADYQNFTEVEPALAYLKEKGAPIVIKADGLAAGKGVIVAMTLAEAEEAVRDMLAGNAFGDAGSRVVIEEFLDGEEASFIVMVDGQNVLPMATSQDHKRVGDGDSGPNTGGMGAYSPAPVVTADVHQRVMDEVIYPTVRGMAEEGNVYTGFLYAGLMIDKSGKPKVIEFNCRFGDPETQPIMVRLESSLVLLVEAALAKALDKVEATWDPRPTVGVVIAAGGYPGDYAKGDVIEGLDEAAKLDGKVFHAGTALKDGQIVTAGGRVLCATAIGPTVSSAQEQAYRLAEKIRWNGSFYRTDIGYRAIARERGEG; from the coding sequence ATGAACGTACTCATCATCGGCAGCGGCGGTCGCGAGCACGCGCTGGCCTGGAAGGTCGCGCAGGATTCGCGCGTACAGAAGGTCTTCGTCGCGCCGGGCAACGCCGGCACCGCCACCGAAGCCAAGTGCGAGAACGTCGCCATCGACGTGCTGGCCCTGGAAGAGCTGGCCGACTTCGCCGCGAAGAACGTGCAGCTGACCATCGTTGGCCCCGAGGCGCCGCTGGTCAAAGGCGTGGTCGACCTGTTCCGCTCGCGCGGCCTGGACATCTTCGGCCCTACCGCGGGCGCCGCGCAGCTGGAAGGCTCCAAGGCCTTCACCAAGGACTTCCTCGCGCGCCACCAGATCCCCACCGCCGACTACCAGAACTTCACCGAAGTCGAGCCGGCGCTGGCCTACCTGAAAGAGAAAGGCGCCCCCATCGTGATCAAGGCCGACGGCCTGGCCGCGGGCAAGGGCGTGATCGTCGCCATGACCCTGGCCGAAGCCGAGGAAGCCGTGCGCGACATGCTCGCCGGCAACGCCTTCGGTGACGCCGGCTCGCGCGTGGTGATCGAAGAGTTCCTCGACGGCGAGGAAGCCAGCTTCATCGTCATGGTCGACGGCCAGAACGTGCTGCCGATGGCCACCAGCCAGGACCATAAGCGCGTCGGCGACGGCGACAGCGGCCCTAACACCGGCGGCATGGGTGCCTACTCCCCCGCTCCGGTGGTGACCGCCGACGTGCACCAGCGCGTGATGGACGAAGTGATCTACCCGACCGTGCGCGGCATGGCCGAGGAAGGCAACGTCTACACCGGTTTCCTGTATGCCGGCCTGATGATCGACAAGAGCGGCAAGCCGAAGGTCATCGAGTTCAACTGCCGCTTCGGCGACCCGGAAACCCAGCCGATCATGGTCCGCCTGGAGTCGTCCCTGGTGCTGCTGGTCGAGGCCGCCCTGGCCAAGGCGCTGGACAAGGTCGAAGCCACCTGGGACCCGCGTCCCACCGTGGGCGTGGTGATCGCCGCGGGCGGCTACCCGGGCGACTATGCCAAGGGTGACGTGATCGAAGGTCTGGACGAAGCCGCCAAGCTCGATGGCAAGGTGTTCCACGCCGGTACCGCGCTGAAGGACGGCCAGATCGTCACCGCCGGCGGCCGCGTGCTGTGCGCCACCGCCATTGGCCCGACCGTCTCTTCGGCCCAGGAACAGGCCTATCGCCTGGCCGAGAAGATCCGCTGGAACGGCAGTTTCTATCGCACCGACATCGGCTATCGCGCCATCGCCCGCGAGCGCGGCGAGGGCTGA
- a CDS encoding GNAT family N-acetyltransferase yields MPLVLRPAVNDDAGFAAVCVAAAYAQWIPKLGRKPGPMLDDYHAIIAEDRVLIAEQDGVPVGLLVMRETDEGFLLDNIAVLPECAGQGIGRMLLIHAEETAAQLGFDSLYLYTNERMTENIELYAKNGYQEYARKVENGFRRVYMRKPLG; encoded by the coding sequence ATGCCCCTCGTCCTGCGCCCCGCCGTCAATGACGACGCCGGATTCGCCGCAGTCTGCGTGGCAGCCGCCTACGCCCAGTGGATTCCCAAGCTCGGCCGCAAGCCGGGGCCGATGCTGGACGACTATCACGCCATCATCGCCGAGGACCGCGTACTGATCGCCGAGCAGGACGGCGTGCCCGTCGGCCTGCTGGTGATGCGCGAGACCGACGAAGGCTTCCTGCTCGACAACATCGCCGTGCTGCCCGAGTGCGCGGGCCAGGGTATCGGCCGCATGCTGCTGATCCACGCCGAGGAAACCGCCGCCCAGCTGGGGTTCGATTCGCTGTACCTGTACACCAATGAGCGCATGACCGAGAACATCGAGCTGTACGCGAAGAATGGCTACCAGGAATACGCGCGCAAGGTCGAGAACGGTTTCCGCCGGGTGTACATGCGCAAGCCGCTGGGCTGA
- the urtD gene encoding urea ABC transporter ATP-binding protein UrtD, which translates to MRAVPHLMLEPAYDPNRDPGASRDAIGLGSSASGQLDVRHGTILTLEDINVSFDGFKALRDLTLYISVGELRCIIGPNGAGKTTLMDVITGKTRPDNGKAFFGETLDLTRMSEVEIAQAGIGRKFQKPTVFEALSVFENLELAQKTDKSVWASLKAKLSGEQKDRIEEVLTTIRLRESRNRPAGLLSHGQKQFLEIGMLLVQEPQLLLLDEPVAGMTDAETEFTAELFKSLAGKHSLMVVEHDMGFVGSIADHVSVLHQGHVLAEGSLEEVQANEQVIEVYLGR; encoded by the coding sequence ATGAGAGCAGTCCCCCACCTGATGCTGGAACCGGCCTACGACCCCAACCGCGATCCGGGCGCCAGCCGCGACGCCATCGGCCTCGGTTCGAGCGCCAGCGGCCAGCTGGACGTGCGCCACGGCACCATCCTCACCCTGGAAGACATCAACGTCAGCTTCGATGGCTTCAAGGCGCTGCGCGATCTGACGCTGTACATCAGCGTCGGCGAACTGCGCTGCATCATCGGCCCCAACGGCGCAGGCAAGACCACGCTGATGGACGTGATCACCGGCAAGACCCGCCCGGACAACGGCAAAGCCTTCTTCGGCGAAACCCTCGACCTCACCCGCATGAGCGAGGTGGAGATCGCCCAGGCCGGCATCGGCCGTAAGTTCCAGAAGCCCACGGTGTTCGAAGCGCTTTCGGTGTTCGAGAACCTGGAACTGGCGCAGAAGACCGACAAATCGGTGTGGGCCAGCCTCAAGGCGAAGCTTTCCGGCGAGCAGAAGGACCGCATCGAGGAAGTACTGACCACCATCCGCCTGCGCGAGTCGCGCAACCGCCCCGCCGGGCTGCTCTCCCACGGGCAGAAGCAGTTCCTGGAGATCGGCATGCTGCTGGTGCAGGAGCCGCAGCTGTTGCTGCTGGACGAACCGGTGGCGGGCATGACCGACGCCGAGACCGAGTTCACCGCCGAGCTGTTCAAGTCCCTCGCCGGCAAGCACTCGCTGATGGTGGTGGAGCACGACATGGGCTTCGTCGGTAGCATCGCCGACCACGTCAGCGTGCTGCACCAGGGGCATGTGCTAGCCGAGGGTTCGCTGGAAGAGGTGCAGGCGAACGAGCAGGTGATCGAAGTTTACCTGGGGCGTTAG
- the urtB gene encoding urea ABC transporter permease subunit UrtB, with product MPTAFLHRLLHVCALALTVFYALPAFAGPAQDFASADNDSRAKLLEQWAAAPDADRLPLLEAIQSGRLALDAQNRAFILGDDQQYHAAEGGAAPVGEPDKLRLNNRLRGLVNTAMASHQLVADSAEVRLEAARQLQKGARPAQRTLLEYRLNEESDADVKAALQLALANLQLADPAPAVRLSAVRLLGESGDPQARTRLENLLDPAVEPDESVRTAAATSLGQVKRRLLMGDLFGQAFSGLSLGSILLLAALGLAITYGLLGVINMAHGEMLMLGAYSTYVVQLLCQRYAPGVLELYPLLALPVAFLVTACIGMALERTVIRHLYGRPLETLLATWGISLVQIQLVRVLFGAQNVEVANPAWLSGGIQVLPNLVLPWNRIVIIGFALFVLALTWLLLNRTRLGLNVRAVTQNRNMAACCGVPTGRVDMLAFGLGSGIAGLGGVALSQVGNVGPDLGQSYIIDSFLVVVLGGVGQLAGSVLAAFGLGVANKILEPQIGAVLGKILILALIILFIQKRPQGLFALKGRVID from the coding sequence ATGCCCACTGCCTTTCTCCACCGCCTGCTCCACGTCTGCGCCCTGGCGCTGACCGTGTTCTATGCGTTGCCCGCCTTCGCCGGCCCCGCGCAGGACTTTGCCAGCGCCGACAACGACAGCCGCGCAAAACTGCTCGAACAATGGGCCGCCGCGCCCGACGCCGATCGCCTGCCTCTGCTGGAAGCCATCCAGTCCGGTCGCCTCGCGCTGGACGCGCAGAACCGCGCCTTCATCCTTGGCGACGATCAGCAGTACCACGCCGCCGAAGGTGGCGCCGCGCCGGTCGGCGAACCCGACAAGCTGCGCCTGAACAACCGCCTGCGCGGCCTGGTGAACACCGCCATGGCCAGTCACCAACTGGTCGCCGACAGCGCCGAGGTGCGCCTTGAGGCCGCCCGCCAACTGCAGAAAGGCGCGCGCCCGGCCCAGCGCACGCTGCTCGAATACCGTCTCAACGAAGAATCCGACGCGGACGTGAAGGCCGCGCTGCAACTGGCCCTGGCCAACCTGCAGCTGGCCGACCCGGCGCCGGCGGTGCGTTTGTCCGCCGTGCGCCTGCTCGGCGAATCCGGCGATCCGCAGGCACGCACCCGTCTGGAAAACCTCCTCGACCCGGCCGTGGAGCCTGACGAATCGGTGCGCACCGCCGCCGCCACCAGCCTCGGCCAGGTGAAGCGCCGGCTACTGATGGGCGACCTGTTCGGCCAGGCCTTCAGCGGCCTGTCGCTGGGCTCGATCCTGCTGCTCGCTGCGCTGGGCCTGGCAATCACCTACGGCCTGCTCGGCGTGATCAACATGGCCCACGGCGAGATGCTGATGCTCGGTGCCTACTCCACCTACGTGGTGCAGTTGCTCTGCCAGCGTTACGCACCCGGCGTGCTGGAGCTGTACCCATTGTTGGCCTTGCCGGTGGCCTTCCTGGTCACCGCATGCATCGGCATGGCCCTGGAGCGCACGGTGATCCGCCACCTCTACGGCCGCCCGCTGGAGACGCTGCTCGCCACCTGGGGCATCAGCCTGGTGCAGATCCAACTGGTGCGCGTGCTGTTCGGCGCGCAGAACGTCGAGGTGGCCAACCCGGCGTGGCTGTCCGGCGGCATCCAGGTGCTGCCCAACCTCGTGCTGCCGTGGAACCGCATCGTCATCATCGGCTTCGCGCTGTTCGTGCTGGCGCTCACCTGGCTGCTGCTCAACCGCACACGGCTGGGCCTGAACGTGCGCGCCGTCACCCAGAACCGCAACATGGCCGCCTGCTGCGGCGTGCCCACCGGCCGCGTGGACATGCTCGCCTTCGGCCTCGGCTCGGGCATCGCCGGCCTCGGTGGCGTGGCGCTGTCGCAGGTCGGCAACGTCGGCCCGGACCTGGGTCAGAGCTACATCATCGATTCCTTCCTGGTGGTGGTGCTCGGCGGCGTCGGCCAGCTCGCCGGCAGCGTCCTCGCCGCCTTCGGCCTGGGCGTGGCGAACAAGATCCTCGAACCGCAGATCGGCGCGGTGCTGGGCAAGATCCTGATCCTCGCGCTGATCATCCTGTTCATCCAGAAACGTCCGCAGGGGCTCTTCGCTCTGAAAGGGAGGGTCATCGATTGA
- the urtC gene encoding urea ABC transporter permease subunit UrtC: protein MNQPLTVTAAQKAGPKLTAGIVGAALVALLILPLLHLLPESHALHLSAYGLTLTGKILCYAIVALALDLVWGYAGLLSLGHGLFFALGGYAMGMYLMREAAGDQLPAFMTFLSWTELPWYWAGTQHFLWALCLVVLAPGLLALVFGFFAFRSRIKGVYFSIMTQALTFAGMLLFFRNETGFGGNNGFTNFRSILGFPITAPGTRVALFIAIVVLLAASLAIGFALARSKFGRVLTALRDAENRLMFCGYDPRGYKLFVWTLSAVLCGLAGALFVPLVGIINPSEMSPTNSIEAAVWVALGGRGTLIGPLLGAGVVNGAKSWFTVAFPEYWLFFLGALFILVTLYLPRGILGLIKREKEQ from the coding sequence TTGAACCAGCCACTGACTGTCACGGCCGCGCAAAAGGCCGGCCCGAAACTCACCGCCGGCATCGTCGGCGCTGCGCTCGTCGCGCTGCTGATCCTGCCGCTGCTGCACCTGTTGCCGGAAAGCCACGCGCTTCACCTCTCCGCCTATGGGCTGACGCTCACCGGCAAGATCCTCTGCTACGCCATCGTCGCCCTGGCGCTGGACCTCGTCTGGGGCTACGCCGGCCTGCTGTCGCTCGGTCACGGGCTGTTCTTCGCCCTGGGCGGCTACGCCATGGGCATGTACCTGATGCGTGAGGCGGCCGGCGACCAGTTGCCCGCGTTCATGACCTTCCTCTCCTGGACGGAGCTGCCCTGGTACTGGGCCGGCACCCAGCACTTCCTCTGGGCGCTGTGCCTGGTAGTGCTGGCACCCGGACTGCTGGCCCTGGTGTTCGGCTTCTTCGCCTTCCGTTCGCGGATCAAGGGCGTGTACTTCTCGATCATGACCCAGGCGCTGACCTTCGCCGGCATGTTGCTGTTCTTCCGCAACGAAACCGGCTTTGGCGGCAACAACGGCTTCACCAACTTCCGCAGCATCCTCGGCTTTCCGATCACCGCGCCGGGTACGCGGGTGGCGCTGTTCATTGCCATCGTCGTGCTGCTGGCGGCGAGCCTGGCCATCGGCTTCGCCCTGGCGCGCAGCAAGTTCGGCCGGGTGCTCACCGCCCTGCGCGACGCGGAGAACCGCCTGATGTTCTGCGGCTACGACCCGCGCGGCTACAAGCTGTTCGTCTGGACACTCTCCGCCGTGCTCTGCGGCCTGGCCGGCGCGTTGTTCGTACCGCTGGTGGGCATCATCAACCCCAGCGAGATGTCGCCGACCAACTCCATCGAGGCCGCCGTCTGGGTCGCTCTCGGCGGGCGCGGCACGCTGATCGGCCCGCTGCTCGGCGCCGGCGTGGTGAACGGCGCGAAGAGCTGGTTCACCGTGGCCTTCCCCGAGTACTGGCTGTTCTTCCTCGGCGCCCTGTTCATCCTCGTCACCCTGTATCTGCCGCGCGGCATCCTCGGCCTGATCAAGCGGGAGAAAGAACAATGA
- the urtA gene encoding urea ABC transporter substrate-binding protein produces the protein MKRRPLLKSTLAVSALLLTGLFPFSTQAAETIKVGILHSLSGTMAISETSLKDMALMTIDEINAKGGVNGKKLEAVVVDPASNWPLFAEKARQLLTQDKVAVVFGCWTSVSRKSVLPVFEELNGLLFYPVQYEGEEMSPNVFYTGAAPNQQAIPAVEYLMSEDGGAAKRFFLLGTDYVYPRTTNKILRAFLHSKGVADKDIQEVYTPFGHSDYQTIVADIKKFSAGGKTAVISTVNGDSNVPFYKELANQGLEATEVPVVAFSVGEEELRGIDTKPLVGNLAAWNYFESVKNPENSKFVADWKAYAKAKNLPNYSTAVTNDPMEATYVGIHMWAQAVQKAGSTDVDKVREAMGGQTFKAPSGFTLTMDKTNHHLHKPVMIGEIEDNGQFNVVWKTPEPIRAQPWSPFIPGNDKKPDYAVRSN, from the coding sequence ATGAAACGCCGTCCGCTGTTGAAAAGTACGCTGGCCGTGAGTGCCCTGCTGCTCACCGGTCTGTTCCCGTTCAGCACCCAGGCCGCCGAGACCATCAAGGTCGGCATACTGCATTCGCTGTCCGGCACCATGGCGATCTCCGAGACCTCGCTCAAGGACATGGCGCTGATGACCATCGACGAGATCAACGCCAAGGGCGGCGTCAACGGCAAGAAGCTCGAAGCGGTGGTGGTCGACCCGGCCTCCAACTGGCCGCTGTTCGCCGAGAAGGCGCGCCAGCTGCTGACCCAGGACAAGGTCGCGGTGGTCTTCGGCTGCTGGACCAGCGTGTCGCGCAAGTCCGTGCTGCCGGTGTTCGAGGAACTCAATGGCCTGCTGTTCTACCCGGTGCAGTACGAGGGTGAGGAAATGTCGCCCAACGTCTTCTACACCGGCGCCGCGCCGAACCAGCAGGCCATCCCGGCGGTGGAATACCTGATGAGCGAAGATGGCGGCGCCGCCAAGCGCTTCTTCCTGCTGGGCACCGACTACGTCTACCCGCGCACCACCAACAAGATCCTGCGCGCCTTCCTGCACAGCAAGGGCGTGGCCGACAAGGACATCCAGGAGGTCTACACGCCGTTCGGCCACAGCGACTACCAGACCATCGTCGCGGACATCAAGAAGTTCTCCGCCGGCGGCAAGACCGCGGTGATCTCCACCGTCAACGGCGACTCCAACGTGCCGTTCTACAAGGAGCTGGCCAACCAGGGCCTGGAAGCCACCGAAGTGCCGGTGGTGGCCTTCTCCGTGGGCGAGGAGGAACTGCGCGGCATCGACACCAAGCCGCTGGTGGGCAACCTCGCCGCGTGGAACTACTTCGAGTCGGTGAAGAACCCGGAGAACAGCAAGTTCGTCGCTGACTGGAAGGCCTACGCCAAGGCCAAGAACCTGCCCAACTACAGCACCGCCGTGACCAACGACCCAATGGAAGCCACCTACGTCGGCATCCACATGTGGGCGCAGGCCGTGCAGAAGGCCGGCAGCACCGACGTCGACAAGGTCCGCGAGGCCATGGGCGGGCAGACCTTCAAGGCGCCATCGGGCTTCACCCTGACCATGGACAAGACCAACCACCACCTGCACAAGCCGGTGATGATCGGCGAGATCGAGGACAACGGGCAGTTCAACGTGGTCTGGAAGACCCCCGAGCCGATCCGCGCCCAGCCGTGGAGCCCGTTCATTCCGGGCAACGACAAGAAGCCGGATTACGCGGTGCGTAGCAACTGA